A section of the Pithys albifrons albifrons isolate INPA30051 chromosome 30, PitAlb_v1, whole genome shotgun sequence genome encodes:
- the PBXIP1 gene encoding pre-B-cell leukemia transcription factor-interacting protein 1 isoform X2, which produces MGPRSQAVPAPDGSTEPSVTEGDEQKESDAEAEPQSCPDTLKAGPPVEDGSCTSSDNDTEGLRQRQGHKAHPGPPTGTLAPHRGTPDTGGEDGLSMSKYLLGALALVAVGLLILTGGIYDPANGPVESVGSWDLAAGEQELLLSPDSNDSQQKPPLPDTGDPEGVQSMSQLLDKLAKENQEIRLMQAELQAHKDELRALLHRSEGEAAAAGAQQQSLAAENARLRAALEREGSALRDARAELQRLQARGAPGSPGEPTAEQPRATGAPACGKAAARWHGELGLLRQELGNALERVRGSGDLEGFVEELSTVEQRLAQLLEAEGARSSPTPWKKPFKVEKQSRQHKQHKQHSTSGTPHEREKREHGKSHGHRKDARTPHEHKPGKTWGKPSHSRPQHGSRELPLLERYRAPQGCSGVADCARKEGREVLGTALQPVQKAQFLQLLESFMGRLGLRGRFGGLAAQLDGVFGADGVFAHDRLRFVDFVDDVEELLEEVAWQEGGDKKAADGFEEYMLQHYSGTPGNEWGRRAPQQRGTRG; this is translated from the exons ATGGGCCCCAGGTCACAGGCAGTGCCTGCCCCAGACGGCTCCACAGAGCCCAGTGTGACAGAAGGTGATGAGCAGAAGGAATCTGATGCTGAGGCTGAGCCACAATCCTGCCCTGACACCCTCAAAGCAG GGCCACCAGTGGAGGATGGGAGCTGCACCAGCAGTGACAATGACACAGAGGGGTTGCGGCAGCGACAAGGCCACAAGGCCCATCCTGGCCCACCCACTGGCACCCTTGCCCCACACCGGGGGACACCAGACACTGGTGGAGAGGATGGGCTCAGCATGAGCAAGTACCTTCTGGGTGCCTTGGCACtggtggctgtggggctgctgatCCTCACTG gTGGCATCTATGACCCAGCAAATG GCCCAGTGGAGAGCGTGGGGAGCTGGGACTtggctgctggagagcaggagttGCTGCTGTCCCCCGACAGCAAT GACTCGCAGCAGAAGCCTCCTCTGCCAGATACTGGGGACCCGGAGGGCGTGCAGTCCATGAGCCAACTCCTGGACAAGCTGGCCAAGGAGAACCAGGAGATCCGGCTCATGCAGGCGGAGCTGCAG GCCCACAAGGATGAGCTGCGGGCGCTGCTGCACAGGAGCGAGGGCGAGGCGGCCGCGGCGGGGGCgcagcagcagagcttggcCGCGGAGAACGCGCGGCTGCGCGCGGCGCTGGAGCGGGAGGGCAGCGCCCTGCGCGACGCTCGGGCTGAGCTGCAGCGCTTGCAGGCCAGGGGGGCACCGGGCAGTCCCGGGGAGCcaacagcagagcagccccgTGCCACAGGTGCCCCAGCGTGTGGCAAGGCTGCGGCACGGTGGCACGGTGAGCTGGGTTTGCTGCGGCAGGAGCTGGGGAACGCCCTGGAGCGTGTGCGGGGCTCTGGGGATCTTGAGGGGTTTGTGGAGGAACTGAGCACCGTGGAGCAGCGCTTGGCccagctgctggaggcagagggGGCCAGGTCCTCCCCCACACCCTGGAAGAAGCCATTTAAGGTGGAGAAACAGAGCAGACAGCACAAGCAGCACAAGCAGCATAGCACCAGCGGGACCCCTCACGAGCGGGAGAAGAGAGAGCATGGCAAATCCCACGGACACAGGAAGGATGCCCGGACCCCCCATGAACACAAGCCAGGCAAAACCTGGGGGAAGCCGTCTCACAGCCGCCCCCAGCACGGTTCCCGTGAGCTGCCCCTGCTCGAGCGGTACCGGGCACCGCAGGGCTGCTCAGGGGTGGCCGACTGCGCCCGCAAGGAGGGCCGGGaagtgctgggcactgcactgCAGCCAGTGCAGAAGGCGCAGTTCCTGCAGCTGCTAGAGAGTTTCATGGGGCGTCTGGGCTTGAGGGGGCGCTTTGGGggcctggcagcacagctggacgGGGTCTTTGGGGCCGACGGGGTCTTTGCCCATGACCGCCTGCGGTTTGTCGACTTCGTGGATGAcgtggaggagctgctggaggaggtcGCTTGGCAGGAGGGGGGTGACAAGAAAGCGGCTGATGGTTTTGAGGAGTACATGCTACAGCACTACAGTGg CACACCCGGGAATGAGTGGGGCCGGAGAGCCCCACAGCAGCGCGGCACACGGGGGTAG
- the PBXIP1 gene encoding pre-B-cell leukemia transcription factor-interacting protein 1 isoform X1: protein MAEKSESRDSESSWVLAGSEGLPIDTVGPEQESTCHGAEDEEPQEEEEDEGSQDTATAVTTNGATTFPGRTPPPEDPEECMGPRSQAVPAPDGSTEPSVTEGDEQKESDAEAEPQSCPDTLKAGPPVEDGSCTSSDNDTEGLRQRQGHKAHPGPPTGTLAPHRGTPDTGGEDGLSMSKYLLGALALVAVGLLILTGGIYDPANGPVESVGSWDLAAGEQELLLSPDSNDSQQKPPLPDTGDPEGVQSMSQLLDKLAKENQEIRLMQAELQAHKDELRALLHRSEGEAAAAGAQQQSLAAENARLRAALEREGSALRDARAELQRLQARGAPGSPGEPTAEQPRATGAPACGKAAARWHGELGLLRQELGNALERVRGSGDLEGFVEELSTVEQRLAQLLEAEGARSSPTPWKKPFKVEKQSRQHKQHKQHSTSGTPHEREKREHGKSHGHRKDARTPHEHKPGKTWGKPSHSRPQHGSRELPLLERYRAPQGCSGVADCARKEGREVLGTALQPVQKAQFLQLLESFMGRLGLRGRFGGLAAQLDGVFGADGVFAHDRLRFVDFVDDVEELLEEVAWQEGGDKKAADGFEEYMLQHYSGTPGNEWGRRAPQQRGTRG, encoded by the exons ATGGCAGAGAAATCGGAATCCCGAGATTCAGAGAGCAGCTGGGTGCTGGCGGGCAGTGAG GGTCTGCCCATTGACACGGTGGGTCCAGAACAGGAGTCAACCTGCCACGGGGCTGAGGATGAGGAaccacaggaggaggaggaggatgaaggcAGCCAGGACACGGCCACAG CCGTGACCACCAATGGTGCCACCACCTTTCCTGGCCGGACTCCACCGCCCGAG GACCCAGAGGAGTGCATGGGCCCCAGGTCACAGGCAGTGCCTGCCCCAGACGGCTCCACAGAGCCCAGTGTGACAGAAGGTGATGAGCAGAAGGAATCTGATGCTGAGGCTGAGCCACAATCCTGCCCTGACACCCTCAAAGCAG GGCCACCAGTGGAGGATGGGAGCTGCACCAGCAGTGACAATGACACAGAGGGGTTGCGGCAGCGACAAGGCCACAAGGCCCATCCTGGCCCACCCACTGGCACCCTTGCCCCACACCGGGGGACACCAGACACTGGTGGAGAGGATGGGCTCAGCATGAGCAAGTACCTTCTGGGTGCCTTGGCACtggtggctgtggggctgctgatCCTCACTG gTGGCATCTATGACCCAGCAAATG GCCCAGTGGAGAGCGTGGGGAGCTGGGACTtggctgctggagagcaggagttGCTGCTGTCCCCCGACAGCAAT GACTCGCAGCAGAAGCCTCCTCTGCCAGATACTGGGGACCCGGAGGGCGTGCAGTCCATGAGCCAACTCCTGGACAAGCTGGCCAAGGAGAACCAGGAGATCCGGCTCATGCAGGCGGAGCTGCAG GCCCACAAGGATGAGCTGCGGGCGCTGCTGCACAGGAGCGAGGGCGAGGCGGCCGCGGCGGGGGCgcagcagcagagcttggcCGCGGAGAACGCGCGGCTGCGCGCGGCGCTGGAGCGGGAGGGCAGCGCCCTGCGCGACGCTCGGGCTGAGCTGCAGCGCTTGCAGGCCAGGGGGGCACCGGGCAGTCCCGGGGAGCcaacagcagagcagccccgTGCCACAGGTGCCCCAGCGTGTGGCAAGGCTGCGGCACGGTGGCACGGTGAGCTGGGTTTGCTGCGGCAGGAGCTGGGGAACGCCCTGGAGCGTGTGCGGGGCTCTGGGGATCTTGAGGGGTTTGTGGAGGAACTGAGCACCGTGGAGCAGCGCTTGGCccagctgctggaggcagagggGGCCAGGTCCTCCCCCACACCCTGGAAGAAGCCATTTAAGGTGGAGAAACAGAGCAGACAGCACAAGCAGCACAAGCAGCATAGCACCAGCGGGACCCCTCACGAGCGGGAGAAGAGAGAGCATGGCAAATCCCACGGACACAGGAAGGATGCCCGGACCCCCCATGAACACAAGCCAGGCAAAACCTGGGGGAAGCCGTCTCACAGCCGCCCCCAGCACGGTTCCCGTGAGCTGCCCCTGCTCGAGCGGTACCGGGCACCGCAGGGCTGCTCAGGGGTGGCCGACTGCGCCCGCAAGGAGGGCCGGGaagtgctgggcactgcactgCAGCCAGTGCAGAAGGCGCAGTTCCTGCAGCTGCTAGAGAGTTTCATGGGGCGTCTGGGCTTGAGGGGGCGCTTTGGGggcctggcagcacagctggacgGGGTCTTTGGGGCCGACGGGGTCTTTGCCCATGACCGCCTGCGGTTTGTCGACTTCGTGGATGAcgtggaggagctgctggaggaggtcGCTTGGCAGGAGGGGGGTGACAAGAAAGCGGCTGATGGTTTTGAGGAGTACATGCTACAGCACTACAGTGg CACACCCGGGAATGAGTGGGGCCGGAGAGCCCCACAGCAGCGCGGCACACGGGGGTAG
- the PMVK gene encoding phosphomevalonate kinase, protein MAAPRVVLLLSGKRKSGKDFVAEELRSRLGPDVCTILRLSAPLKEQYAKEHGLDFQRLLDASAYKETFRQDMIRWGEEKRHADPGFFCRAAVEGAVQPVWVVSDTRRLSDVEWFRDVYGDVVQTVRVVATEETRKRRNWVFVTGVDDAESECGLDQGVTFDWVITNNGDELALDEQLEMLLQSLHRSL, encoded by the exons ATGGCGGCTCCGCGCGTGGTGCTGTTGCTGAGCGGGAAGAGGAAATCGGGGAAGGATTTCGTGGCCGAGGAGCTGCGGAGCCG GCTGGGCCCCGACGTCTGCACCATCCTGCGCCTCTCCGCGCCCCTCAAGGAGCAGTACGCCAAG gagcATGGCCTCGACTTCCAGCGGCTCCTGGACGCCAGTGCCTACAAGGAGACGTTCCGGCAGGACATGATCCGCTGGGGCGAGGAGAAACGCCACGCCGACCCCGGCTTCTTCTGCCGGGCAGCGGTGGAGGGGGCGGTGCAGCCGGTGTGG GTGGTGAGTGACACACGGCGCCTCTCAGATGTGGAGTGGTTCCGGGACGTCTATGGGGACGTGGTGCAGACCGTGCGGGTGGTGGCTACGGAGGAGacgaggaagaggaggaactGGGTCTTTGTCACTG gagtGGATGATGCCGAGTCTGAGTGCGGCCTGGACCAGGGAGTGACCTTCGACTGGGTGATCACCAACAATGGGGATGAGCTGGCCCTGGATGAGCAGCTGGAGATGCTTCTGCAGTCACTCCACAGAAGCCTATAG